One Burkholderiales bacterium genomic window, GCGCAGCCGGCGAGGGCCAAAAGCAGGAAAAACCAAGCGGCCTGGGGGCGAAGCCCGCCCCATCGCGTAAACTGGAGGGGGATGAAACCCGGGGCGCACCGCGCCCGCCCACCGAGGAGGAAACCCATGACCTGGCTCATCATCGAAGCGGGGGTTGCGCTGGCCCTGCTGATTTTCATCGTCTGGTTCACGCTGCCGCGCAAAAACAAGGACGACTGAAAGGCAACCCCTCCCGTGATGGGCGGCTAGTGCAGGACGCGGGGGACGGAGAGGACGAATTCGGGAATCGGCGCCTCGAAGCGGGTACCATCCTCCGCCACCATCTGGTAGCTGCCCTTCATCGTCCCCACGGGGGTGGGGATGGCCGAGCCGCTGGTGTATTCATAGCTTTCGCCGGGCTTGAGCAACGGCTGCTCGCCTACCACGCCCAGACCCCGCACCTCCTGCACCTGACCTTCCGCATCCGTGATGATCCAGTGCCGGCTGATGAGCTGGGCGGCGATGGTGCCCGTGTTGGTGATGGTGATGGTGTAGGCGAACACGTAGCGGCCCGCCGCCTCGTCGGACTGCTCCGGCAGATAGTCCACGCGGGAGCTGACGGTGATTTCGTACCTGGTGCGCTCGGCCATGACGTGCTCGGCAAAAATCGGGTCGGGCCCGCTATTGCACACGAATTCCCCCGCGTAGGCAAGGCCGCGCGGGTTCGGGTAAAATGGCGGGCTTTGTTTCCGGTTGAGGATTCGCCATGGCCCAGTATCGCATCGCGCCCAGCATCCTGTCCGCCAACTTCGCCAAACTGGGGCAGGAGATCACCGATGTCATCGCCTCTGGCGCCGACATCATCCATTTCGACGTGATGGATAACCATTACGTGCCCAACCTGACCATCGGGCCGTTGGTGTGCGAGGCCATCCGTCCGCTCACCTCCGCCATCATCGATGTGCATCTGATGGTGAAGCCCGTGGACCGCATCATTCCCGATTTCGCCAAGGCGGGGGCTGACATCATCACCTTCCATCCTGAGGCTTCCGAGCACATCGACCGCTCCCTTGCCCTTATCAAGGACCAGGGCTGCAAAGCGGGTCTGGTGTTCAATCCTGCCACTCCGCTCCATTACATGGACCATGTCATGGATAAGCTGGACATGGTGTTGCTCATGAGCGTGAACCCGGGCTTCGGCGGGCAGAAATTCATCCCGGAGGCCCTCAACAAGCTGCGGATTGCCCGGCAGAAGATCGACGCCTACCGGGAAAAAACCGGCCGCGAGATCTGGCTGGAGATCGATGGCGGCGTCAAGGTGGATAACATTGCCGAAATCGCCCGCGCCGGCGCCGATACCTTCGTCGCCGGTTCCGCCGTCTTCGGCGCGGCCAAGGAATCCGACCCGCACCGGTACGATTCCATCATCGCCGCCTTCCGCGCCGAACTGGCCAAAGTCTGATCCGGCCCCCGAGTGCGGCG contains:
- the rpe gene encoding ribulose-phosphate 3-epimerase, translated to MAQYRIAPSILSANFAKLGQEITDVIASGADIIHFDVMDNHYVPNLTIGPLVCEAIRPLTSAIIDVHLMVKPVDRIIPDFAKAGADIITFHPEASEHIDRSLALIKDQGCKAGLVFNPATPLHYMDHVMDKLDMVLLMSVNPGFGGQKFIPEALNKLRIARQKIDAYREKTGREIWLEIDGGVKVDNIAEIARAGADTFVAGSAVFGAAKESDPHRYDSIIAAFRAELAKV
- the apaG gene encoding Co2+/Mg2+ efflux protein ApaG, translated to MAERTRYEITVSSRVDYLPEQSDEAAGRYVFAYTITITNTGTIAAQLISRHWIITDAEGQVQEVRGLGVVGEQPLLKPGESYEYTSGSAIPTPVGTMKGSYQMVAEDGTRFEAPIPEFVLSVPRVLH